Proteins from a single region of Streptomyces sp. HUAS 15-9:
- a CDS encoding 5-(carboxyamino)imidazole ribonucleotide synthase: MTFPVVGMVGGGQLARMTHEAGIPLGIRFKLLSDTPQDSAAQVVSDVVVGDYRDLETLRAFAQGCDVITFDHEHVPTEHLRALEADGIPVRPGPDALVHAQDKGVMRARLDAIGVPCPRHRIVTDAADVVRFAAEGDGFPVVLKTVRGGYDGKGVWVVESAEEATDPFRAGVPVLAEEKVDYVRELAANVVRSPHGQAVAYPVVESQQVNGVCDTVIAPAPGLDEALAVKAEEMALTIAKELGVVGHLAVELFETRDGRVLVNELAMRPHNSGHWTQDGAITSQFANHVRAVLDLPLGDPRPRARWTVMANVLGGDYPDMYSAYLHCMARDPQLKIHMYGKDVKPGRKVGHVNTYGDDLDEVLERARHAAGYLRGTITE; the protein is encoded by the coding sequence GTGACGTTCCCGGTAGTCGGCATGGTCGGCGGGGGTCAGCTCGCTCGTATGACACACGAGGCGGGCATCCCGTTGGGCATCAGGTTCAAGCTCCTCAGTGACACCCCTCAGGATTCCGCGGCACAGGTCGTGAGCGATGTCGTCGTCGGCGACTACCGCGACCTGGAGACGCTGCGTGCGTTCGCGCAGGGATGCGATGTGATCACCTTTGATCACGAACATGTACCCACAGAGCATCTGCGGGCCCTGGAGGCGGACGGCATCCCCGTGCGCCCCGGCCCCGACGCGCTCGTGCACGCCCAGGACAAGGGTGTGATGCGCGCGAGGCTCGACGCGATCGGTGTGCCGTGCCCGCGGCACCGGATCGTGACGGATGCCGCGGACGTCGTCCGCTTCGCGGCCGAGGGCGACGGCTTCCCCGTCGTCCTCAAGACCGTCCGCGGCGGCTACGACGGCAAGGGCGTGTGGGTCGTGGAGTCGGCCGAGGAGGCCACCGACCCGTTCCGCGCCGGCGTCCCGGTCCTCGCCGAGGAGAAGGTCGACTACGTCCGCGAGCTCGCCGCCAACGTCGTACGGTCCCCGCACGGCCAGGCCGTCGCCTACCCGGTCGTCGAGTCCCAGCAGGTGAACGGCGTCTGCGACACCGTGATCGCGCCCGCCCCCGGCCTGGACGAGGCCCTCGCCGTGAAGGCCGAGGAGATGGCCCTGACCATCGCCAAGGAACTCGGCGTCGTCGGTCACCTCGCCGTCGAGCTGTTCGAGACCCGCGACGGCCGCGTCCTCGTCAACGAACTGGCGATGCGCCCGCACAACTCGGGCCACTGGACCCAGGACGGCGCGATCACCTCGCAGTTCGCCAACCACGTCCGCGCGGTCCTCGACCTGCCGCTGGGCGACCCGCGTCCGCGCGCCAGGTGGACGGTCATGGCGAACGTCCTCGGCGGCGACTACCCGGACATGTACTCCGCGTACCTGCACTGCATGGCCCGCGACCCCCAGCTCAAGATCCACATGTACGGCAAGGACGTGAAGCCCGGCCGTAAGGTCGGTCATGTCAACACCTACGGCGACGACCTGGACGAGGTGCTGGAGCGCGCCCGTCACGCTGCCGGCTACCTGAGAGGCACCATCACCGAATGA
- the purE gene encoding 5-(carboxyamino)imidazole ribonucleotide mutase encodes MSPVVGIVMGSDSDWPVMEAAAQALDEFEIAYEVDVVSAHRMPREMIAYGEQAAERGLKVIIAGAGGAAHLPGMLASVTPLPVIGVPVPLKYLDGMDSLMSIVQMPAGVPVATVSVGGARNAGLLAARILATHDEELLTRMREFQQELNDQATEKGKRLRAKVEGVSGFGFGSGK; translated from the coding sequence ATGAGCCCAGTTGTAGGCATCGTCATGGGGTCGGACTCCGACTGGCCCGTCATGGAGGCCGCCGCCCAGGCGCTCGACGAGTTCGAGATCGCGTACGAGGTCGACGTCGTCTCCGCGCACCGCATGCCGCGCGAGATGATCGCGTACGGCGAGCAGGCGGCGGAGCGCGGCCTGAAGGTGATCATCGCGGGCGCGGGCGGTGCCGCCCATCTGCCCGGCATGCTCGCCTCGGTCACCCCGCTGCCGGTCATCGGTGTCCCGGTCCCGCTGAAGTACCTCGACGGCATGGACTCCCTGATGTCGATCGTGCAGATGCCGGCCGGTGTCCCCGTCGCCACCGTCTCCGTGGGCGGCGCCCGCAACGCCGGTCTGCTCGCGGCCCGCATCCTCGCCACGCACGACGAGGAACTCCTCACCCGTATGAGGGAGTTCCAGCAGGAGCTGAACGACCAGGCGACCGAGAAGGGCAAGCGCCTGCGCGCCAAGGTCGAGGGCGTGAGCGGCTTCGGCTTCGGCTCGGGGAAGTGA
- a CDS encoding GtrA family protein, producing MEHRSSGLQRLVREVAKFGAVGGAGLLVNLGVFNLVRHVTDLPVVRASVIATVVAIIFNYIGFRYWTYRDRDKSGRTKELTLFLLFSVVGLVIENGVLYAATYGFGWDSPLQSNVFKFIGIGVATLFRFWSYRSWVFKALPAREAVASAESFLDEGSAARRATQRVP from the coding sequence ATGGAACATCGTTCCTCGGGGCTGCAACGACTCGTGCGCGAGGTGGCCAAGTTCGGCGCCGTCGGAGGCGCGGGGCTTCTTGTCAATCTCGGTGTGTTCAACCTGGTACGGCACGTCACCGACCTGCCGGTCGTCAGGGCGAGCGTCATCGCGACCGTCGTCGCGATCATCTTCAACTACATCGGTTTCCGCTACTGGACGTACCGGGACCGTGACAAGAGCGGGCGCACCAAGGAACTCACGCTGTTCCTGCTGTTCAGCGTGGTCGGCCTGGTGATCGAGAACGGCGTGCTGTACGCGGCGACGTACGGCTTCGGCTGGGACAGCCCGCTGCAGAGCAACGTCTTCAAGTTCATCGGCATCGGCGTCGCGACGCTGTTCCGCTTCTGGTCCTACCGGAGCTGGGTCTTCAAGGCGCTTCCGGCCCGTGAGGCCGTGGCCAGCGCGGAGTCGTTCCTCGATGAGGGATCCGCCGCCCGCCGCGCCACCCAGCGGGTGCCGTAG
- a CDS encoding dipeptidase: MASAEEARALLREFPVVDGHNDLPWALREQVRYDLDARDIAAHQKAHLHTDIPRLREGGVGAQYWSVYVRSDLPDAVPATLEQIDCVRQLIARYPDDLAPALTAADMESARAEGRIASLMGAEGGHSIANSLGTLRGLYGLGVRYMTLTHNDNNAWADSATDTPNVGGLSSFGREVVREMNRLGMLVDLSHVAATTMRDALDTSVAPVIFSHSSSRAVCDHPRNIPDDVLERLPVNGGVAMVTFVPKFVLQAAVDWTAAADENMRAHGFHHLATTAEAMKVHRAFEESNPRPVATVSTVADHLDHMREVAGIDHLGIGGDYDGTAFTPDGLSDVSGYPNLIAELLDRGWSKPDLAKLTWQNAVRVLSAAEDVARDLQTTRAPSNATIAELDG; encoded by the coding sequence ATGGCTTCAGCGGAGGAAGCCCGGGCACTCCTGCGGGAGTTCCCCGTCGTCGACGGCCACAACGACCTGCCCTGGGCGCTGCGCGAACAGGTCCGCTACGACCTCGACGCCCGTGACATCGCCGCCCACCAGAAGGCCCACCTGCACACCGACATCCCGCGGCTGCGCGAGGGCGGGGTCGGGGCGCAGTACTGGTCGGTGTACGTCCGCTCGGACCTGCCCGACGCGGTCCCCGCGACGCTGGAACAGATCGACTGCGTACGGCAGTTGATCGCCCGCTACCCGGACGACCTGGCGCCCGCACTGACCGCCGCCGACATGGAGTCCGCGCGCGCTGAGGGCCGTATAGCGTCGCTCATGGGCGCGGAGGGCGGCCACTCGATCGCCAACTCGCTGGGCACGCTGCGCGGTCTTTACGGCCTCGGCGTCCGCTACATGACCCTCACCCACAACGACAACAACGCGTGGGCGGACTCGGCGACGGACACGCCGAACGTCGGCGGCCTGTCGTCCTTCGGCCGTGAGGTCGTGCGGGAGATGAACCGCCTCGGCATGCTCGTCGACCTCTCCCATGTGGCGGCGACGACGATGCGCGACGCGCTGGACACCTCCGTCGCCCCGGTGATCTTCTCCCACTCCTCGTCCCGTGCCGTCTGCGACCACCCGCGCAACATTCCGGACGACGTGCTGGAGCGGCTGCCGGTCAACGGCGGTGTCGCGATGGTGACGTTCGTACCGAAGTTCGTGCTCCAGGCGGCGGTCGACTGGACGGCCGCGGCGGACGAGAACATGCGTGCCCATGGCTTCCATCACCTCGCCACCACTGCCGAGGCGATGAAGGTGCACCGCGCCTTCGAGGAGAGCAACCCGCGTCCGGTCGCCACGGTGTCGACGGTCGCCGACCACCTCGACCACATGCGCGAGGTCGCCGGCATCGACCACCTCGGCATCGGTGGCGACTACGACGGCACGGCCTTCACACCGGACGGCCTCAGCGATGTCTCCGGCTACCCGAACCTGATCGCGGAACTCCTCGACCGCGGCTGGTCCAAGCCCGACCTCGCCAAGCTGACCTGGCAGAACGCGGTACGGGTCCTGAGCGCGGCGGAGGACGTGGCCCGCGACCTCCAGACCACGCGCGCACCGTCCAACGCGACCATCGCGGAACTGGACGGCTGA